A single window of Paracoccus albus DNA harbors:
- a CDS encoding ABC transporter ATP-binding protein translates to MFRWFESRLDPYPSDRPKMPPRTFWGFLFHYAHGALPWLLLLSLGSALIAVIEVALFGYLGDLVNRLSDTPRDQFWAVEGRRLAAMGLLLLVVLPLSNALASMIMHQTLLGNFPQRIRWQAHRYLLRQSVGYFQDEFAGRIAQRLMQTALAVREVAMKIMDVAVYVLVYFMGAIVLAASQDWRLGLPFVLWGTAYGMLLWYVVPRLGKIAQQQADARSTMTGQVVDSYTNIATVKLFSHSDREEAWMRTGMDGFLQTVYRQMRLAATQDIALTTINVLLVAGVTALGLSLWTGGHINVGAVAVAIPLALRLNNMSHWIMWEFAALFENVGTVRDGISSLALPRAVQDRSDAVPLAPGPGAVAFESVTFRYGADETDRPLAVLDDLTLRIAPGERVGLIGRSGAGKSTLINLLLRFHDLESGTITIDGQNVAMVTQESLRKAIGVVTQDSSLLHRSVRENIAYGRPDASEAEIVEAARMAEAQEFIPALSDSKGRHGLDAHVGERGVKLSGGQRQRIAIARVALKDAPILVLDEATSALDSEAEAAIQSRLDVLMEGKTVIAIAHRLSTIAAMDRLVVMDQGRIVEQGTHTELLAQDGIYARLWARQSGGFLVADDSAAAVAE, encoded by the coding sequence TCGATCCGTATCCTTCGGATCGGCCCAAGATGCCGCCCCGCACGTTCTGGGGGTTCCTGTTTCACTACGCCCATGGCGCATTGCCCTGGCTGCTGCTGCTATCGCTCGGCTCGGCTTTGATCGCGGTGATCGAGGTGGCTCTGTTCGGCTATCTGGGTGATCTGGTTAACCGGTTGTCAGACACGCCGCGGGATCAGTTCTGGGCTGTCGAAGGCCGCCGGCTTGCCGCGATGGGGCTGCTTTTGCTGGTGGTGCTGCCTTTGTCCAATGCGTTGGCCAGCATGATCATGCATCAGACGTTGCTGGGGAACTTTCCGCAGCGTATCCGCTGGCAGGCGCATCGCTATCTGCTTCGCCAATCGGTCGGCTATTTTCAGGATGAGTTCGCAGGCCGGATTGCGCAGCGGCTGATGCAGACCGCACTCGCCGTGCGCGAAGTGGCGATGAAGATTATGGATGTCGCCGTTTATGTTCTGGTCTATTTCATGGGTGCCATCGTGCTGGCGGCCAGTCAGGACTGGCGGCTGGGGCTGCCCTTTGTGCTGTGGGGCACGGCTTATGGCATGTTGCTTTGGTATGTGGTTCCGCGTCTTGGAAAGATCGCGCAGCAGCAGGCAGACGCGCGCAGCACGATGACGGGGCAGGTTGTGGACAGCTACACCAATATCGCGACCGTCAAGCTTTTCTCGCATTCGGACCGCGAAGAGGCGTGGATGCGGACCGGAATGGACGGCTTCCTTCAGACCGTTTATCGGCAGATGCGTCTTGCGGCGACGCAGGACATCGCACTGACGACAATAAACGTGCTGCTGGTGGCTGGTGTCACTGCACTGGGGCTTTCGCTTTGGACCGGCGGCCATATCAATGTTGGCGCAGTTGCAGTGGCCATTCCGCTGGCTCTACGCTTGAACAATATGTCTCACTGGATCATGTGGGAATTTGCGGCGTTGTTTGAAAACGTCGGGACGGTGCGCGACGGGATATCGTCGCTGGCGCTGCCGCGTGCGGTTCAGGACAGGTCAGATGCAGTACCCCTAGCACCGGGACCGGGCGCAGTCGCGTTCGAGTCCGTGACCTTCCGATATGGCGCCGATGAAACCGACAGACCGCTTGCGGTGCTGGACGATCTGACCCTGCGCATCGCCCCGGGAGAGCGGGTTGGCCTGATCGGCCGCTCTGGCGCGGGGAAGTCCACGCTGATCAACCTTCTTCTGCGCTTTCATGATCTGGAAAGCGGGACGATCACGATTGACGGGCAGAATGTCGCTATGGTGACGCAGGAAAGCCTGCGCAAGGCGATTGGGGTTGTGACGCAGGACAGCAGTTTGCTTCACCGTTCAGTACGGGAAAATATCGCCTATGGTCGTCCGGATGCGAGCGAGGCCGAGATTGTCGAGGCCGCCCGCATGGCAGAAGCGCAGGAATTCATTCCCGCATTGTCCGACAGCAAGGGGCGTCACGGGCTGGATGCGCATGTGGGTGAGCGGGGCGTAAAGCTGTCAGGTGGTCAGCGCCAGCGTATCGCCATCGCGCGTGTCGCGCTGAAAGACGCGCCCATCCTTGTTCTGGACGAGGCGACCTCGGCTCTGGACAGTGAGGCAGAGGCAGCGATCCAGTCGAGACTTGATGTTCTGATGGAAGGCAAGACCGTGATTGCCATCGCGCATCGTCTGTCGACCATCGCCGCGATGGACAGGCTGGTGGTCATGGATCAGGGCCGAATTGTCGAGCAGGGGACACATACCGAATTGCTGGCGCAGGACGGCATCTATGCACGTCTCTGGGCGCGGCAATCGGGTGGCTTTCTGGTCGCGGATGACAGTGCTGCAGCCGTCGCTGAATAA
- the rplL gene encoding 50S ribosomal protein L7/L12, producing MADLKKLAEEIVGLTLLEAQELKTILKDEYGIEPAAGGAVMMAGPAAGAGEAAEEKTEFDVVLVEAGANKINVIKEVRGITGLGLKEAKDLVEAGGKVKEGAAKDEAEEMKKKLEAAGAKVELK from the coding sequence ATGGCTGATCTGAAAAAACTCGCCGAAGAAATCGTGGGCCTGACCCTGCTGGAAGCCCAGGAACTGAAAACCATCCTGAAGGATGAATATGGCATCGAGCCCGCTGCTGGCGGCGCTGTGATGATGGCTGGCCCGGCTGCTGGTGCAGGCGAAGCCGCTGAAGAGAAAACCGAATTCGACGTCGTTCTCGTCGAAGCCGGTGCGAACAAGATCAACGTGATCAAAGAAGTTCGCGGCATCACCGGTCTGGGCCTGAAAGAAGCCAAAGACCTCGTCGAAGCTGGCGGCAAAGTCAAAGAAGGCGCTGCCAAGGACGAAGCCGAAGAGATGAAGAAGAAGCTCGAAGCGGCTGGCGCCAAGGTA
- the nusG gene encoding transcription termination/antitermination protein NusG, whose protein sequence is MAKRWYSVSVLSNFEKKVAEAIRQSVTEKELEDQIDDVLVPTEEVIEIRRGKKVTSERRFMPGYVLVHMDMNDRTYHLVNSINRVTGFLGAQGKPMPMRDEEVNLILHRTGEGGAEAAPRNLIRFDVGETVNVTDGPFEGFSGTVEEVDDAAARIKVTVSIFGRPTPVELEFTQVAKTA, encoded by the coding sequence ATGGCAAAGCGTTGGTATTCGGTCAGCGTCCTGTCGAACTTTGAGAAGAAAGTCGCCGAGGCGATTCGGCAGTCGGTTACGGAAAAGGAACTGGAAGATCAGATTGATGACGTTCTGGTCCCGACCGAAGAAGTGATCGAAATTCGCCGCGGCAAGAAAGTGACGTCCGAACGGCGTTTCATGCCCGGCTACGTGCTTGTGCACATGGACATGAATGACCGCACCTATCATCTGGTGAACTCGATCAACCGGGTGACGGGTTTTCTTGGTGCGCAGGGCAAGCCGATGCCGATGCGCGATGAAGAGGTCAATCTGATCCTGCATCGCACCGGTGAGGGCGGGGCAGAGGCCGCGCCGCGCAATCTCATCCGCTTTGACGTGGGTGAAACGGTGAATGTGACCGACGGCCCGTTTGAGGGCTTCTCGGGCACTGTGGAAGAAGTCGACGATGCGGCTGCCCGCATCAAGGTGACGGTCTCGATCTTTGGCCGTCCGACGCCGGTCGAACTGGAATTCACGCAGGTCGCCAAGACCGCGTGA
- the rplK gene encoding 50S ribosomal protein L11 has translation MAKKVVGQLKLQIKAGEANPSPPVGPALGQRGINIMEFCKAFNAKTQEMQKGSPVPVVITYYQDKSFTFETKTPPASFLLKQAAGLKPVGKRNRAKGSEKPGRANAGSVTTKQVREIAEVKMKDLSANSVEEAMKIIAGSARSIGIEVKG, from the coding sequence ATGGCCAAGAAAGTTGTCGGGCAGCTGAAGCTGCAAATCAAAGCGGGTGAAGCAAACCCGTCCCCGCCCGTCGGTCCGGCCCTGGGTCAGCGCGGCATCAATATCATGGAATTCTGCAAGGCGTTCAACGCCAAGACGCAGGAAATGCAGAAGGGTTCGCCCGTCCCGGTGGTCATCACCTACTATCAGGACAAGTCGTTCACTTTTGAAACCAAGACTCCGCCCGCGTCCTTCCTGCTGAAGCAGGCCGCCGGCCTGAAGCCGGTCGGCAAGCGTAACCGCGCCAAAGGCTCGGAAAAGCCCGGCCGTGCAAATGCCGGTTCGGTCACCACCAAGCAGGTGCGTGAAATCGCCGAAGTGAAGATGAAGGACCTGTCCGCGAACAGCGTTGAGGAAGCGATGAAAATCATTGCCGGTTCCGCACGTTCGATCGGCATCGAGGTGAAGGGCTAA
- the secE gene encoding preprotein translocase subunit SecE, producing MANPVQFLSQVRAEAAKITWPTRREVVTTTIMVLIMATLAAIFFFLVDLVIRTGMAALLGAVS from the coding sequence ATGGCCAACCCCGTTCAGTTTCTGTCACAGGTGCGCGCCGAAGCCGCCAAGATCACATGGCCGACCCGCCGCGAGGTGGTGACGACGACGATCATGGTTCTCATCATGGCGACGCTGGCTGCGATTTTTTTCTTCCTCGTCGATCTTGTGATTCGCACGGGCATGGCGGCTTTGCTTGGGGCTGTCAGCTAA
- the rplJ gene encoding 50S ribosomal protein L10, with amino-acid sequence MDRAQKEQVVEELGQIFESSGVVVVAHYEGMTVAQMQDLRARMREEGGFVRVAKNRLAKIALEGKPCESIGEYLTGMTVLSYSEDPVAAAKVADKYAKDNEKFVILGGAMGDTALDPAGVKAVAAMPSREELIASIAGCIGAPASNIAGAIGAPASNIAGILSTLEEREAA; translated from the coding sequence GTGGATAGAGCACAAAAAGAACAGGTGGTCGAAGAACTCGGCCAGATCTTTGAAAGCTCTGGCGTCGTGGTGGTTGCCCACTACGAAGGGATGACGGTTGCACAGATGCAGGACCTGCGCGCGCGTATGCGTGAAGAAGGCGGGTTCGTTCGCGTTGCCAAGAACAGGCTCGCCAAGATCGCCCTGGAAGGTAAGCCCTGCGAAAGCATCGGCGAATATCTGACAGGCATGACCGTGCTGTCCTATTCGGAGGACCCTGTGGCTGCGGCCAAGGTCGCCGATAAATACGCCAAGGATAACGAGAAATTCGTGATCCTCGGCGGTGCCATGGGTGACACGGCGCTTGATCCGGCCGGTGTGAAAGCCGTCGCTGCGATGCCGTCGCGTGAAGAGCTTATTGCTTCGATCGCTGGCTGCATTGGCGCGCCTGCTTCGAACATCGCCGGTGCGATTGGCGCACCTGCTTCGAACATCGCGGGCATTCTTTCGACGCTCGAAGAGCGCGAAGCTGCCTGA
- the rplA gene encoding 50S ribosomal protein L1, which produces MAKIAKKKAAARAAFEGKSNISVDEAVKLVKDNASAKFDESVEIAMNLGVDPRHADQMVRGVVQLPAGTGKDVRVAVFARGPKADEAKEAGAEIVGAEDLVESIQGGKIDFDRVIATPDMMPLVGRLGKVLGPRNLMPNPKVGTVTMDVAQAVAAAKGGEVQFKAEKAGVVHAGIGKVSFDADKIAQNVRAFVEAVNRAKPTGAKGTYVKKVSISSTMGPGVTIDVSDAVAAQ; this is translated from the coding sequence ATGGCAAAGATTGCAAAGAAAAAAGCCGCCGCCCGCGCTGCCTTCGAAGGCAAGTCGAACATCTCGGTCGATGAGGCTGTGAAGCTGGTCAAGGATAATGCCTCGGCCAAATTCGATGAAAGCGTCGAGATCGCGATGAACCTGGGTGTTGACCCGCGCCATGCCGACCAGATGGTCCGTGGTGTGGTCCAGCTTCCTGCCGGCACCGGTAAGGACGTCCGCGTCGCCGTTTTCGCCCGTGGTCCCAAGGCTGACGAAGCCAAGGAAGCCGGTGCGGAAATCGTCGGGGCCGAAGATCTGGTGGAATCGATTCAGGGCGGCAAGATCGACTTCGATCGCGTCATCGCCACCCCTGACATGATGCCGCTGGTCGGTCGTCTGGGTAAGGTCCTGGGCCCGCGCAACCTGATGCCGAACCCAAAAGTCGGCACCGTGACCATGGATGTCGCGCAAGCCGTGGCCGCCGCCAAAGGTGGTGAGGTTCAGTTCAAGGCCGAGAAAGCTGGTGTTGTCCATGCAGGCATCGGCAAGGTCAGCTTCGACGCCGACAAGATCGCACAGAACGTCCGCGCCTTTGTCGAGGCTGTGAACCGTGCGAAGCCGACGGGCGCCAAAGGCACCTATGTCAAGAAAGTCTCGATCAGCTCGACCATGGGGCCGGGTGTCACGATCGACGTTTCTGACGCTGTTGCCGCGCAGTAA